A window of Pararhodobacter sp. genomic DNA:
TGGCGGTATTGCCATCGCTGGAACTCGCCAAACGCACGTCGCGGGGTCGTCTTGATCCTCTGATCGCAGACAGCCCGGCTCTGCGCGAACGGGTCAATCCGGCCCGGTCGCGCGATGCTGGCAACTCGATGCTGTCGAAGGAATTCCCCGGCGGCATCCTGGTGCTGACCGGCGCGAACTCGGCCACCGGCCTGCGGTCGATGCCCGCGCGCTACATCTTTCTGGATGAGGTCGACGCCTATCCAGCTTCTGCTGACGAGGAAGGTGATCCGGTCACGCTGGCTGAAGCGCGGACCACCACCTTCTCGCACCGGCGCAAGGTGTTCATGGTTTCGACCCCGACAATCCGGGGTTTGTCGCGCATTGAACGGGAGTTTGATGCCAGCGATCAGCGTCGGTATTTCGTGCCCTGCCCGCACTGCGGGGCAATGCAGTGGCTGCAGTTTGAACGCCTGCGCTGGGACAAAGGTCGGCCCGACACGGCGGCGTATCATTGCGAGGGCTGCGAGAAGCCAATCGCCGAGCATCACAAGACGCGGATGCTGGAGCAAGGCGAGTGGCGCGCAACCGCCGTTTCTGCTGACCCGCATTCCATCGGTTTCCATATCTCGGCGCTTTACTCGCCGCTGGGCTGGAAAAGCTGGCAGCAGATCGCGCGGGAATGGCTGGCGGCCCAAGGCTCGGAGGAGATGCTGCGTGTAGCGCGCAACACGCTTCTGGGCGAGACATGGATCGAGAGCGGCGACGCCCCCGAGTGGCAGCGGCTGGCCGAGCGCCGCGAAGCCTATGGCGGTGCGCAGGTTCCCGTCGGTGGTCTTTTCCTGACGGCTGGCGTCGATGTGCAAAAGGATCGGATCGAGGTCGATGTCTGGGCCTGGGGCCGGGGCTTGGAGTCGTGGCTGGTCGATCACATCGTGATTGCCGGTGGTCCAGACGATCCGACATGCTGGGACAAGCTGACAGCCCTGCTCGGTCGGACATGGACCTGTGCCAATGGTGCGGTGATGGTGATCGGCAAGCTGGCCATCGATACCGGCTATGAAGCCCCGGCGGTTTACGCTTGGGCCAGAAAACAAGGCTTCGATCAGGTCTCGCCGATCAAAGGGCTTGAGGGCTTCAATCGCGCCACGCCAGTGTCGGGCCCAACGTTCGTCGACGCCACCATCGGCGGCAAGCGTCTGCGCCGCGGGGCGCGGCTGTGGTCGGTGGCCACGGCGACGTTCAAGACCGAAACCTACCGCTTCCTGCGGCTGGAACGGCCGAGCGATGAAGACCGGGCGCTGGGCGTGCTGGACGCGCCCGGCACCGTTCACTTGCCAGATTGGATCGACACCGAATGGCTGAAACAGCTGGTGGCGGAACAGCTGGTCACGGTGCGCAACAAGCGCGGCTATGCCCACCCTGAATGGCAGAAGATGCGGGAACGCAATGAGGCCCTCGACACCCGCGTCTATGCCCGGGCGGCGGCTTGGATCATGGGCGCCGACCGCTGGGACGAGGCGACCTGGCGGCGGCTGGAGGCGCAGGCCGGGGTTGAGACGCGACCGGCTGCACAGGTTGCGGCCCCAGCAGAACCGGCCCCAACCGCGCCCAAGGCCGGAACACCGACAACACCGCGGCGCAAACGCCGGGCCTACACACCGAACTTCATGAGGGATTGAGATGGATCTGGAACGGATGCGAGCGCTCTTAGCGGCGCTGCAGGAGGCGCGCTACGCAGGCGTCCGCTCGGTCAGCTATGACGGCAAATCGATCAACTATGGCTCGGACGCTGAACTGGCGAACGCCATCAGCGACCTGGAAACCCGGATTGCCACGGCCACGACCGGCGCGCCACGTCGTCGCCGCTGGGGCACGGTTGCCTCGAAGGGTCTGTGACCGATGGCGTTCGAGGCATTCCGCCAGCGCATCGGCTCGATCATTGGTGGCTTCGATGCCGCACAGGCCCATCGTCGCCTGCGCGGGTTTAGGGCATCCCGCGCGCATGTGAACACGCTGATCGCGGCCTCGGGCGACACGATCACCGCTCGGGCGCGCTGGCTGGTCCGCAACAATGGCTATGCGGCAAACGCGGTGGAAAGCTTCGCCAGCAATGTGGTGGGCGATGGGATCAAGCCTTCCTCGACCATCGCGGATGCCGCGAAGAAAGAGGAATTGCAGGCGCTATGGCTCGCCTGGACCGACGATGCTGATGCCGAAGGGCTGACGGATTTCTACGGCTTGCAGCGCCGGGCCGCACGCGAGGTGTTCTTGTCGGGCGAGGTGTTCATCCGCATCCGACCGCGCCGGGCCGAAGACGGCCTGACCGTGCCGCTGCAACTGCAGATGCTGCCCGCCGAGATGCTGCCCCTCGACATGAACCGCACCCTGCCCGGCGCGGGGCTGATCCGTCAGGGCATCGAGTTTGACGGCATTGGCCGACGTGTCGCGTATCACTTCCTGCGCCGCCATCCGGGCGATCTGACCGATCCCGGCCTCGCGGGTGAAACCGTCCGCGTTCCAGCTGGTGATGTGATCCATGTCCTCGATCCGGTCGAGGCTGGCCAGTTGCGCGGCGTGTCGCGGTTCGCCGCCGCCATCGTGAAACTGTTCACGCTGGACCTTTATGACGACGCGGAGCTGGAGCGGAAGAAAATCGCGGCGATGTTCGCGATGTTCATCACGTCGCCCGCGCCAGAAACACCGCTGGAACCGACTGAAGAGGATCTGGAGGTTGAACCCGGCCAAGTCGTGCGGCTGGATCCCGGCGAGGATGTCTCGACGCCAGCCACGCCAGACTCGGGCGGCACTTATGAGCCGTTCCAGTATCGCACCCTGCTCCAAATCGCGGCGGCGCTGGGCGTGCCCTATGGTTACCTGACTGGCGACACGGCCAAGGGCAACTTCTCGAACACGCGGATCAGCCTGATCGAATTCCGCCGCCGCATCTCAGCCTGGCAGCACGGCGTGCTGGTGTTCCAGCTGTGTCGTGCCGTCTGGGCCCGCTGGATGGATGTGGCGGTGCTGTCGGGTGCCATCGACTTGCCGGGCTATGACAGCCAGCGCCGCCAATATCAGACCTGCGCCTGGTTGCCCACCAAATGGGACTGGATCGACCCGATGAAGGACGCTTCGGCCGAGATCCTGCAGATCGAAGCGGGCTTGAAATCGCGCACTCAGGCACTGGCGGAGCGCGGCTACGACGCCGAGCTGGTCGACCGCGAAATCGCAGCCGAGCGCAAACGCGAATTGGCGCTGGGCCTCGACTTCCGTCGGCCGGGGTCGCCCGCGCAAGGGCCGGGTGAAGGCACGACAAAAGATACGGATCAGGACAGCGCTAAGGACGACGAGGCCGATGACACCGCCGATGAAAAACCCGACCCCAAGGAGGGCGAATGATGCACCACGCCCAAATCGCCCAACGCGCATTTAACACACCGCTGATGGTCGACCCGGCCAAGGCGCTGGCGTTTCTGTCTGGGCTTGGGCCGCGCATCACCGGGCAGGACATCACTTTCCAAGGCTTGGATGTGGAAACCGTTGATGCAGCAGCAGCAGCCCTGCCCGCACGCGCCTCTCTATTTGGCAATGATCTCGCTCAGCACCATCAACGGAACGGCAGCCAGCCCTTTGCTGTAGTGGATGGCATCGCCGTCATCGAAATCGCGGGCACACTTGTGCACCGTGGCGCTTGGATCGGGCAATCCTCGGGCCTGACCTCCTACGAGGGCATCGCGGCCCAGCTGCAGGCGGCGCTGGCCGATCCGGGCGTGCGAGGCATCGCACTGGACATCGACAGCTTCGGCGGTGAGGTCGCGGGTGCTTTTGACTTGGCGGACCGCATCCGAGCGGCGCGATTGCAAAAGCCGGTCCATGCTTTCGTGGCGGAGCATGCGCTGTCGGCTGGCTACGTTCTGGCATCCCAGGCCGACCGGATCATCCTGCCCCGCACCGGCGCTGTCGGCAGCATCGGCGTTGTGGCGCTGCACACCGATATGAGTGGCGCGCTGGATAAGAAAGGCATCGCCGTCACCCTGATCCACGCCGGATCGCACAAGGTCGATGCCAATCCGTATCAGCCCCTGCCCGAAGCGGTGCACGACCAGATGCAGCGCGAGCTGGAAGTTGTGCGCTTCCTCTTCGCCGAAACTGTCGCCGCTGGGCGCGGGGATCGGCTGACCCAAGCCGCCGCGCTTGCCACCGAAGCAGCCGTG
This region includes:
- a CDS encoding phage portal protein, which codes for MAFEAFRQRIGSIIGGFDAAQAHRRLRGFRASRAHVNTLIAASGDTITARARWLVRNNGYAANAVESFASNVVGDGIKPSSTIADAAKKEELQALWLAWTDDADAEGLTDFYGLQRRAAREVFLSGEVFIRIRPRRAEDGLTVPLQLQMLPAEMLPLDMNRTLPGAGLIRQGIEFDGIGRRVAYHFLRRHPGDLTDPGLAGETVRVPAGDVIHVLDPVEAGQLRGVSRFAAAIVKLFTLDLYDDAELERKKIAAMFAMFITSPAPETPLEPTEEDLEVEPGQVVRLDPGEDVSTPATPDSGGTYEPFQYRTLLQIAAALGVPYGYLTGDTAKGNFSNTRISLIEFRRRISAWQHGVLVFQLCRAVWARWMDVAVLSGAIDLPGYDSQRRQYQTCAWLPTKWDWIDPMKDASAEILQIEAGLKSRTQALAERGYDAELVDREIAAERKRELALGLDFRRPGSPAQGPGEGTTKDTDQDSAKDDEADDTADEKPDPKEGE
- a CDS encoding S49 family peptidase, with product MHHAQIAQRAFNTPLMVDPAKALAFLSGLGPRITGQDITFQGLDVETVDAAAAALPARASLFGNDLAQHHQRNGSQPFAVVDGIAVIEIAGTLVHRGAWIGQSSGLTSYEGIAAQLQAALADPGVRGIALDIDSFGGEVAGAFDLADRIRAARLQKPVHAFVAEHALSAGYVLASQADRIILPRTGAVGSIGVVALHTDMSGALDKKGIAVTLIHAGSHKVDANPYQPLPEAVHDQMQRELEVVRFLFAETVAAGRGDRLTQAAALATEAAVFRGADAIAAGLADDLADPVTAFHAFAAAPRGTISPSRKGPQMTTTPTETPTPAPVAAPPVAMPAVAVAPAPPEPPVNAAAPVTATMTADAVRAEAAEVAQVCAQAARLGVTIDAADAVTKGLKPEALRAQVLADLAARSDAAGIIATAPAAAAAKDSPIIAAAKKAATDAKR
- a CDS encoding phage head-tail joining protein, with the translated sequence MDLERMRALLAALQEARYAGVRSVSYDGKSINYGSDAELANAISDLETRIATATTGAPRRRRWGTVASKGL
- a CDS encoding phage terminase large subunit family protein, with the translated sequence MSDSTSTTSPISEFPSDSDDLTVDLDLEFDGAKDILRSWRKGMRPDPDLTVSEWADQHRWLSSRGAAEPGRYRTARAPYLREIMDALSPRHPAQRISFMKAAQVGATEAGNNWIGFVIHHAPGPMLAVLPSLELAKRTSRGRLDPLIADSPALRERVNPARSRDAGNSMLSKEFPGGILVLTGANSATGLRSMPARYIFLDEVDAYPASADEEGDPVTLAEARTTTFSHRRKVFMVSTPTIRGLSRIEREFDASDQRRYFVPCPHCGAMQWLQFERLRWDKGRPDTAAYHCEGCEKPIAEHHKTRMLEQGEWRATAVSADPHSIGFHISALYSPLGWKSWQQIAREWLAAQGSEEMLRVARNTLLGETWIESGDAPEWQRLAERREAYGGAQVPVGGLFLTAGVDVQKDRIEVDVWAWGRGLESWLVDHIVIAGGPDDPTCWDKLTALLGRTWTCANGAVMVIGKLAIDTGYEAPAVYAWARKQGFDQVSPIKGLEGFNRATPVSGPTFVDATIGGKRLRRGARLWSVATATFKTETYRFLRLERPSDEDRALGVLDAPGTVHLPDWIDTEWLKQLVAEQLVTVRNKRGYAHPEWQKMRERNEALDTRVYARAAAWIMGADRWDEATWRRLEAQAGVETRPAAQVAAPAEPAPTAPKAGTPTTPRRKRRAYTPNFMRD